The proteins below come from a single Bombus pyrosoma isolate SC7728 linkage group LG10, ASM1482585v1, whole genome shotgun sequence genomic window:
- the LOC122571491 gene encoding inositol-3-phosphate synthase 1-B isoform X2, with protein sequence MLVGWGGNNGTTITAALLANKLRLTWETKNGIQKANWYGSLTQASTIRLGKGNKEEVYVPMSWMLPMVNPDDIEIDGWDISNMNLADAMQRAEVLDINLQKQLIPHMMHMKPRKSIYYPDFIASNQEKRANNIIYGTKFEQLEQLRKDIAEFKTTKNLDQVIILWTANTERFSEIIPGVNDTAENLLNAINEGHSEISPSTVFAVAAALEGCTYINGSPQNTFVPGAMELAEQHKTFISGDDFKSGQTKLKSVLVDFLVSAGIKPVSIVSYNHLGNNDGYNLSAPQQFRSKEISKSNVVDDMVQSNKILYQPGEKPDHCVVIKYVPYVGDSKRAMDEYTSEILLGGHNTIVIHNTCEDSLLASPIILDLVLLAEICSRITFKVANTKDEFIGFHSVLSILSYLCKAPLVPQGTPIVNALFRQRSAIENILRACLALPPENNILLEHKVNFKNQV encoded by the exons ATGTTGGTAGGATGGGGTGGAAATAATGGTACCACTATTACCGCAGCATTATTAGCAAATAAACTTAGGTTGACATGGGAAACAAAGAATGGCATTCAAAAAGCAAATTg gTATGGTTCCTTAACTCAAGCATCTACCATCAGATTAGGcaaaggaaacaaagaagagGTATATGTTCCCATGTCTTGGATGCTTCCAATGGTAAATCCAGATGATATTGAAATTGATGGTTGggatatttcaaatatgaaCTTAGCTGATGCTATGCAACGTGCAGAAGTTTTGgacattaatttacaaaagcaATTAATACCACACATGATGCATATGAAACCAAGAAAAAGCATATATTATCCTGACTTTATTGCATCCAATCAG gAAAAAAGAgcaaataacattatttatggTACAAAATTTGAACAATTGGAACAACTTAGAAAAGACATTGCAGAATTTAAAACTACAAAGAATTTGGATCAAGTGATTATATTATGGACTGCTAACACAGAACGATTTTCAGAGATAATTCCAGGTGTAAATGATACagcagaaaatttattaaatgctATTAACGAAGGTCATTCAGAAATTAGTCCAAGTACAGTGTTTGCTGTTGCAGCTGCTTTGGAAGGA tgtacatatataaatggaTCACCTCAAAATACTTTCGTACCAGGAGCAATGGAATTAGCAGAGCAACATAAAACATTCATTAGTGGCGATGATTTTAAATCTggacaaacaaaattaaagtcTGTACTTGTAGATTTTCTAGTCTCAGCTGGTATTAAGCCAGTATCAATTGTTAGTTATAACCATCTTGGAAATAATGATGGTTATAATTTATCTGCTCCTCAACAATTTCGCTCGAAAGAg ATTTCAAAAAGCAATGTTGTAGATGATATGGtacaatcaaataaaattctttaccAACCTGGAGAAAAGCCAGATCATTGTgttgttattaaatatgttcCATATGTCg GTGATAGTAAACGGGCGATGGATGAATATACATCAGAAATATTACTTGGAGGACACAATACAATTGTAATACACAATACATGTGAAGATTCTTTATTGGCTAGCCCAATTATTTTGGATCTGGTTCTTTTAGCAGAAATTTGTTCGCGTATTACATTCAAAGTAGCTAATACCAAAGATGAGTTCATTGGATTTCACAGTGTACTTTCCATACTTTCGTATCTTTGCAAAGCACCATTAGTTCCTCAAGGAACACCAATTGTAAATGCATTGTTCAGACAACGATCAGCAATCGAAAATATCTTAAGAGCCTGTCTTGCGTTACCTCccgaaaataatattttacttgaacACAaagttaatttcaaaaatcaaGTATGA
- the LOC122571491 gene encoding inositol-3-phosphate synthase 1-B isoform X1: MALKIRVESPKVQYTEDYIEAQYEYQTTNVTEDNSGNYTVTPVTTNLLIRTQLKVPKLGLMLVGWGGNNGTTITAALLANKLRLTWETKNGIQKANWYGSLTQASTIRLGKGNKEEVYVPMSWMLPMVNPDDIEIDGWDISNMNLADAMQRAEVLDINLQKQLIPHMMHMKPRKSIYYPDFIASNQEKRANNIIYGTKFEQLEQLRKDIAEFKTTKNLDQVIILWTANTERFSEIIPGVNDTAENLLNAINEGHSEISPSTVFAVAAALEGCTYINGSPQNTFVPGAMELAEQHKTFISGDDFKSGQTKLKSVLVDFLVSAGIKPVSIVSYNHLGNNDGYNLSAPQQFRSKEISKSNVVDDMVQSNKILYQPGEKPDHCVVIKYVPYVGDSKRAMDEYTSEILLGGHNTIVIHNTCEDSLLASPIILDLVLLAEICSRITFKVANTKDEFIGFHSVLSILSYLCKAPLVPQGTPIVNALFRQRSAIENILRACLALPPENNILLEHKVNFKNQV; this comes from the exons ATGGCTTTGAAAATTCGCGTTGAATCGCCGAAGGTGCAATACACAGAAGACTATATCGAAGCACAGTACGAGTATCAAACAACGAATGTTACGGAAGACAACAGTGGAAATTATACG GTAACACCTGTAACAACAAACCTATTAATTAGAACACAACTGAAAGTTCCAAAACTTGGATTAATGTTGGTAGGATGGGGTGGAAATAATGGTACCACTATTACCGCAGCATTATTAGCAAATAAACTTAGGTTGACATGGGAAACAAAGAATGGCATTCAAAAAGCAAATTg gTATGGTTCCTTAACTCAAGCATCTACCATCAGATTAGGcaaaggaaacaaagaagagGTATATGTTCCCATGTCTTGGATGCTTCCAATGGTAAATCCAGATGATATTGAAATTGATGGTTGggatatttcaaatatgaaCTTAGCTGATGCTATGCAACGTGCAGAAGTTTTGgacattaatttacaaaagcaATTAATACCACACATGATGCATATGAAACCAAGAAAAAGCATATATTATCCTGACTTTATTGCATCCAATCAG gAAAAAAGAgcaaataacattatttatggTACAAAATTTGAACAATTGGAACAACTTAGAAAAGACATTGCAGAATTTAAAACTACAAAGAATTTGGATCAAGTGATTATATTATGGACTGCTAACACAGAACGATTTTCAGAGATAATTCCAGGTGTAAATGATACagcagaaaatttattaaatgctATTAACGAAGGTCATTCAGAAATTAGTCCAAGTACAGTGTTTGCTGTTGCAGCTGCTTTGGAAGGA tgtacatatataaatggaTCACCTCAAAATACTTTCGTACCAGGAGCAATGGAATTAGCAGAGCAACATAAAACATTCATTAGTGGCGATGATTTTAAATCTggacaaacaaaattaaagtcTGTACTTGTAGATTTTCTAGTCTCAGCTGGTATTAAGCCAGTATCAATTGTTAGTTATAACCATCTTGGAAATAATGATGGTTATAATTTATCTGCTCCTCAACAATTTCGCTCGAAAGAg ATTTCAAAAAGCAATGTTGTAGATGATATGGtacaatcaaataaaattctttaccAACCTGGAGAAAAGCCAGATCATTGTgttgttattaaatatgttcCATATGTCg GTGATAGTAAACGGGCGATGGATGAATATACATCAGAAATATTACTTGGAGGACACAATACAATTGTAATACACAATACATGTGAAGATTCTTTATTGGCTAGCCCAATTATTTTGGATCTGGTTCTTTTAGCAGAAATTTGTTCGCGTATTACATTCAAAGTAGCTAATACCAAAGATGAGTTCATTGGATTTCACAGTGTACTTTCCATACTTTCGTATCTTTGCAAAGCACCATTAGTTCCTCAAGGAACACCAATTGTAAATGCATTGTTCAGACAACGATCAGCAATCGAAAATATCTTAAGAGCCTGTCTTGCGTTACCTCccgaaaataatattttacttgaacACAaagttaatttcaaaaatcaaGTATGA